The Patescibacteria group bacterium DNA segment TCAAGACATAAATCAGCTTGGTCGAGTAATCGATACTGTTTATAAACATCATATTCGTCCTGAAATAGTTCAACCGACTTTTTTATATCATCATCCGGTGGCAGTTTCACCTTTAGCTAAAAGGGATCCTGAATATCCACAACGCACTCAAAGATTTCAAATTCTAGTTTTGGGCGCAGAGGTGGGTAATGGCTATTCTGAATTGAATGACCCAATTGATCAACAACAACGTTTTGAACAACAAGTTAAAATGCGCGATCTTGGCGATAAAGAAGCCCAAATGATGGATCAAGATTTTATTCGAGCTTTAGAACATGGTATGCCGCCAACCGGAGGATTTGGTATGGGTATTGATAGATTGTTTATGTATTTAACTGATCAACCATCAGTGCGTGATATTGTCTTATTTCCAACAATGCGACCTGAAAAAGAATAAAACTTTTTTAGTCGTCATTCCTGGCTTGACCAGGAATCTAGGGTTAAGAACGATTATCTTTATCTTAAAATATGTGCTGTTTTTATAAACAAAAATTTATTTAAATCAAAGTTTATACTAATCAACACTGGATCCCCAATCAAGTTGGGGATGACGTTTTGTATAAAGCCCAGTCCAGGCCTTTTTCATTTTAAGCTTGACAAAAATTAAACCAAGAGTTAGGATATAGCATTGAACATTACAATTTAATTTTAAGGAGGAAGAGTGTTAACGATTATCAACTTTATCTGTACTTCTGGCGACGGGAAGCAAAAATATCCCTTTGCGTTGATTTTAGACTGCAAGATATGTGGTTTAATGCCAGACGATATAGAGAATATTAAAGAGCGTATTCGCTATAACTTGAGATTAAGTCCTGAATCTCTGAAAAAGGTTTTAGAACGAACTGGTGTAAATAACCTTGATCAACTTTGTATTTCTGATGTTGATTTACAATACGCTGGTTCATCACCAATTATTGTCGAAAATACGATAATAATCCAAGGAGACGAAATGGCAAAAAAGTCAACAAGAATCGACACAAAAGACATATTAAGAGGATCGGAACACGATCCAATCGGTGGGCCCGAGTTTACTCCTCCAACGGCAGATGAGTTCGCTGATAAATTTGCAAAAATAGTTCCAGCGAGAAAAAAGCTTTATAAAAACCTTATTCCCTCAGAAGAATAATAAATTCACTAAATATCAAGGCCCGGCTTCCGGGCCTTTTTCATTTTGAAAAATTTTAGAATATGTGCTATAATAAAATATATGAACAGACAAGAAGCTTTACAGTTTTTACAACAAAATTTAACTAATCAAAATTTGATTAAACATTCTTTAGCCGTGGAAGCGGTGATGTTTGATTTAGCTAAATATTTTAATGAAAATTCTGACAGTTGGGCATTAGCTGGTTTATTACATGACATTGATTATGAGCAAACCAAAGATAACCCAGCACAGCATAGTTTGATTGGAGCTGAAATGTTAGATGAGCAGGGGATAGACCCAGAAATTATTCAAGCAGTTAAAACCCACAATGAGATGCACGGCATTGAACCACAAAGCTTAATGGCTAAGGCTTTATATTGTTCCGATCCAATTACGGGCCTAATTGTTGCTTCGGCTCTAGTTTTGCCTGATAAAAAAATTGGTAATTTAAATACTTCTTCAGTTATTAAACGTTTTAATGAGCCACGTTTTGCGGCTGGCGCTAATCGTCAAATTATAGGTAAATGTAAAGAATTATTAGATTTAGATTTGGAAAAATTTGTTGATATTAGCTTAAAAGCCATGCAAAAAATTAATCAAGATTTGGGTTTATAATTTTATTTATAATTTTAAATTAATTTTTTATGTTAGACATAAAATACATCCGAGAAAATCCGGATGAAATTAAAACAGCTTGTCAAAACAAGCGCGTTAAAGTTGATATTGATCGTTTATTGGAACTAGATAAAAAAAGACGTGAAGTGATTCAAGAGATTGAACAACGTAAAGCTCAACAAAACCAATTTTCTAAAGATATTATTAAATTAACTTCAGAAGAAAAAGAAATTAAAATAGCTGAAATGAAAAAATTGGTTGAAGAAATTAATAGCTATAAAAAAGAATTAGACTGGATTGAACCTGAATATGATAAATTAATAGATTTAATTCCAAATTCGCCACTAGATGATGTTAAAATCGGTACGAGTGAAAAAGATAATCAGATTATCAAACATGAAGGCGATATGCCTAAATTTGATTTTAAACCCAAAGATTATTTAGACTTAAATGAAGACTTAGATTTAATTGATACTATCCAAGCTAGTCATGTGTCTGGCGCTAGATTTAGTTATTTGAAAAACGAAGCTGTACTTTTAGAAATGGCCTTGTATCAATTAATTTTAGAAATTTTAATTCCAGAGGGTTTTGTGCCTATTATTCCGCCAGTGATGGTTAAAAAAGATATTATGCAAGCTATGGGTTATTATACTCGTGGCGCTGACGAGATTTTTCATTTAACTAAAGATGACTTGTATTTAATTGGTACTTCAGAACAGGCCCTGGGACCGTTGCATTTAGATCAAATTTTAGATCAAGAAGCATTACCCAAACGTTATTTAGGTTTTTCACCGTGTTTTCGTCGTGAAGCTGGGAGTTATGGTAAAGATGTGCGTGGGATTTTACGGGTTCATCAGTTTGATAAAGCTGAAATGTTTTCTTTTACTACGCCAGAAAAGTCCAGAAGCGAACATAAATTTTTGTTAAGCATGGAAGAAAAATTGATGCAAAAATTAAAATTACCATATCGTGTTATTCATATGTGTACAGCTGATTTGGGTGATCCGGCTGCCGATAAATATGACATTGAAACTTGGTTGCCCGGTCAGAATGAATATCGCGAAACACATTCGACCAGCAATTGTACTGATTTTCAAGCTCGACGTTTAAACGTGCGTTTTAGATCAAAAGAAGATGGCAATACGCAATTTGTACATACTTTAAACGGGACAGCTTTGGCCATTGGCCGAATTTTGATTGCCATTATGGAAAACTATCAGACCGCTGATGGGGAAATTAAAGTCCCCGAAGTTCTTCGAAAATATATGGGCGGAATGGAAATAATAAAGAGAAAATAAAAAAGCCGGGATTTCTTCCGGCTTAAAACAGTCTGAGGCTTTAATTCGTAAGCGATTAGGAAGTATATTGGACAACTATTTCTTTGTCGATCATAACTAAATCGCCATGTACTCCATAATAACCTACATGTACGGCAGGATGAGGATCCTTAATGGATCTGCGTCCCCGATAATAAAGTCTGTATGCTCGTTTTTTAATAGCCTTTTCCGCCTTTGCTATTTTTTCTTTGCCTGCGTCCACAGACATAAGATGAGCTAGTTTAATTACTAGGTCGTTGATTTTTTTGTCTACACTCTGTTCGGGATTTTTTTTCATTTTTTTTCCTTGGGTTTATGTTAAAAAAGATCAATTAGTATTATCTTAGTGCTTATTTTAAAACATGTCAAGTCAATATTAAAATCGTCATCCCTGCGAAAGCGGGGATCCAGGAATTATATTCAATAAACAATTATTTCATTTAAACCCTAGATTCCTGGTCAGGCCAGAAATGACGATTAAAATTTTTATTATGTCAAACCAACATTTCACTTGGGTAGAAATTTCTAAATCTGCCCTAAAACACAATATTCAACAATATAAAAAAGTCTTATCTAAATCAACCCAAATTATGGCCGTAGTTAAAAGTAATGCCTATGGTCATGGAATGGTTGAAACAGCCAAATTAGCCATTAAATATGGAGCCAAATGGTTAGCCACGGTTAATTTAGATGAAGCTTTAGAATTACGCCAAGCTGGAATTAAAAGTCCGGTTTTAGTTTTGAGCTATTATCAATTAGATAAAAAATTGATTAAACAAGCTATTCAACAAAATATTAGTTTAGTGGTTTATTCTGTCGAGCAATTAAAATTTTTAAATCAAGTTAGTCTGGAATTAAAAAAATCAGCCCAGGTACATTTAAAAATAGATACCGGCACTACGCGTTTAGGAATTTTAGTTGATCATGGTTTAGACTTTATTAAACAAGCGTTTAAATTTAAAAATTTAAAAATTCAAGGTTTGTTTTCACACTTTGCGGCTTCGGAAGAAAATCAGCAATTTACACAACAACAATTAGATAAATTTAAAAATTTAATTCAACAAATCGAAAAATTAAATTTAGATATTTCTCTGAAGCATTTTTCTTGCAGTGCGGCCGCTTTAGTTAAAACAGAAAGTAATTTTGATTTAATGCGCTTAGGAATCGGTATGTATGGTTTGTGGCCGTCAGAATTAACCCAAAAAATTGTTCAAAAAAAATATCCTAATTTTAATTTAAAGCCAGCTTTGTCATTATGTACGCGTATTATTCAAATTAAAACTGTTCCAAAAGGTACTCGTATCGGTTATGGTTGTACTTACAAAACTGCCAAATCAATCCAAGTAGCGATTTTACCAATTGGTTATTGGGAGGGGTTTGATCGACACTTATCTAACAAAAATAGAGTAATCATAAAAGATAAGTTTTGTCAAGTATTGGGTCGCGTATGTATGAATTTAATTATGGTTGACGTAACCGGTATTAAAAATTTAAAAGCAGGGGAGCGGGCGATATTAATTGGCCGACAAGGCGATAAACGCATTACGGCTGATGATTGGGCAAAAAAAATAGGGACAATTAATTATGAGGTTGTAACTCGTATTAATCCAAATTTACCACGGATTTATGTTTAAAAAAAAACATTCAATTAAATATGTTAAAAAATTAAAATA contains these protein-coding regions:
- the alr gene encoding alanine racemase, whose translation is MSNQHFTWVEISKSALKHNIQQYKKVLSKSTQIMAVVKSNAYGHGMVETAKLAIKYGAKWLATVNLDEALELRQAGIKSPVLVLSYYQLDKKLIKQAIQQNISLVVYSVEQLKFLNQVSLELKKSAQVHLKIDTGTTRLGILVDHGLDFIKQAFKFKNLKIQGLFSHFAASEENQQFTQQQLDKFKNLIQQIEKLNLDISLKHFSCSAAALVKTESNFDLMRLGIGMYGLWPSELTQKIVQKKYPNFNLKPALSLCTRIIQIKTVPKGTRIGYGCTYKTAKSIQVAILPIGYWEGFDRHLSNKNRVIIKDKFCQVLGRVCMNLIMVDVTGIKNLKAGERAILIGRQGDKRITADDWAKKIGTINYEVVTRINPNLPRIYV
- a CDS encoding HDIG domain-containing protein; amino-acid sequence: MNRQEALQFLQQNLTNQNLIKHSLAVEAVMFDLAKYFNENSDSWALAGLLHDIDYEQTKDNPAQHSLIGAEMLDEQGIDPEIIQAVKTHNEMHGIEPQSLMAKALYCSDPITGLIVASALVLPDKKIGNLNTSSVIKRFNEPRFAAGANRQIIGKCKELLDLDLEKFVDISLKAMQKINQDLGL
- the serS gene encoding serine--tRNA ligase; this encodes MLDIKYIRENPDEIKTACQNKRVKVDIDRLLELDKKRREVIQEIEQRKAQQNQFSKDIIKLTSEEKEIKIAEMKKLVEEINSYKKELDWIEPEYDKLIDLIPNSPLDDVKIGTSEKDNQIIKHEGDMPKFDFKPKDYLDLNEDLDLIDTIQASHVSGARFSYLKNEAVLLEMALYQLILEILIPEGFVPIIPPVMVKKDIMQAMGYYTRGADEIFHLTKDDLYLIGTSEQALGPLHLDQILDQEALPKRYLGFSPCFRREAGSYGKDVRGILRVHQFDKAEMFSFTTPEKSRSEHKFLLSMEEKLMQKLKLPYRVIHMCTADLGDPAADKYDIETWLPGQNEYRETHSTSNCTDFQARRLNVRFRSKEDGNTQFVHTLNGTALAIGRILIAIMENYQTADGEIKVPEVLRKYMGGMEIIKRK